The following proteins are co-located in the Castor canadensis chromosome 5, mCasCan1.hap1v2, whole genome shotgun sequence genome:
- the LOC109694103 gene encoding LOW QUALITY PROTEIN: 5-hydroxytryptamine receptor 3C-like (The sequence of the model RefSeq protein was modified relative to this genomic sequence to represent the inferred CDS: inserted 1 base in 1 codon; deleted 2 bases in 2 codons), giving the protein MYINCLQEPFSRDSTPGRHPNLPMELSSISSSEVLHSVSQSQHPKGYILPEALHSDFNYITPTHVDISCTLSAILEMCDNPFLYWNPEVRSDLKKLTISAKNLTSSSWKHVSGLADTSMKPHLQKTAPCSAQDHQDTNVDQLLAYVSSEGQVKYSYENRVTSICNLDIFYFPSDKRNCTFTLSSLLYTVDSMQFDTNKDKITDFSGSIIQTQGERELLRPLQRCHGEAPTPPHLTALKQYPQALKSAPPSPSPQREKQLAGVAIRHRLNPFVIYLLVSNGFLVTIHVLNLYLLAEQENLDLAPFKMNHLLGYSVFLVMMNDLFPISGNPMSVYFALCLSLMVASLLETIFITYPLSPPMPRGLHILLLHCTSSRKCCLPAPXQGNQDPGCTPTHLPDLKEPEGLELEAWKQHLVELWVQFSHGVDTLLFRLFLLFIVSSNIAVLWRQTSTSFSAHLSLHFLLVFQASQAQAIFIILTAYPMGLPCPLSYSKNSNPFTTNQVQNSPAQFPAFSCVRVIIPVHFGIHEPH; this is encoded by the exons ATGTACATCAACTGTCTGCAGGAACCTTTCAGCAGGGATTCAACCCCAGGTCGGCACCCCAACCTACCTATGGAACTCTCCAGCATTTCTTCCTCAGAAGTCCTTCACTCTGTCAGCCAGAGTCAACACCCCAAGG GCTACATTTTACCAGAGGCCTTGCATTCAGACTTCAACTACATCACCCCCACTCATGTCGACATCTCCTGCACCCTGTCTGCCATTCTGGAA ATGTGTGACAATCCTTTCCTCTACTGGAACCCAGAAGTGCGTAGTGACCTCAAAAAACTCACTATCTCAGCTAAAAACCTGACATCTTCATCATGGAAGCATGTGTCTGGGCTAGCAGACACCAGTATGAAGCCCCATCTGCAGAAAACAGCCCCCTGCAGTGCACAGGACCACCAAGA CACGAATGTGGATCAACTACTTGCCTATGTCAGCAGTGAAGGTCAAGTCAAATACAGTTACGAAAATAGG GTAACCAGCATCTGTAACCTGGACATATTCTACTTCCCTTCTGACAAAAGAAACTGTACCTTTACCCTCAGTTCTTTGCTCTACACAG TGGATAGCATGCAATTCGACACGAATAAGGACAAGATAACAGATTTCTCTGGAAGCATCATTCAGACTCAAGGAGAGAGGGAGCTCCTGAGGCCATTGCAAAGATGCCATG GTGAAGCACCTACTCCCCCTCACCTAACTGCCCTGAAGCAGTATCCTCAAGCCCTCAAGAGCGCCCCACCCTCCCCATCCCCACAGAGGGAGAAGCAGCTGGCTGGT GTGGCCATCAGGCACAGGCTCAACCCCTTTGTCATATATCTCCTGGTGTCCAATGGCTTTCTGGTGACCATCCATGTCCTCAATCTCTACCTGTTAGCAGAACAGGAAAATCTCGACTTG GCCCCATTCAAGATGAACCACCTGCTGGGCTACAGTGTCTTCCTGGTCATGATGAATGACTTATTCCCCATCAGCGGCAACCCCATGA GTGTCTACTTTGCCCTGTGTCTGTCCCTGATGGTGGCCAGCCTGCTGGAGACCATCTTCATCACCTACCCGCTGTCCCCACCCATGCCTCGGGGACTCCACATCCTGCTGCTGCACTGCACCAGTTCAAGGAAATGCTGCCTCCCTGCAC TGCAAGGGAATCAGGACCCAGGGTGCACCCCCACCCACCTGCCTG ATCTGAAGGAGCCAGAAGGCTTG GAACTTGAGGCCTGGAAGCAGCACTTGGTGGAGCTATGGGTGCAGTTCAGCCATGGGGTAGACACCCTGCTCTTCCGCCTCTTCTTGCTCTTCATAGTTTCCTCCAACATCGCAGTCCTCTGGAGGCAGACATCCACCTCTTTCTCAGCACACCTCAGTTTGCACTTTCTCTTGGTTTTTCAAGCCAGCCAGGCACAAGCTATTTTTATAATCCTAACTGCTTATCCCATGGGACTACCATGTCCCCTTTCATATTCCAAAAACTCCAACCCATTTACTACCAACCAGGTTCAGAACAGCCCTGCACAATTTCCTGCCTTCTCATGTGTCAGGGTCATTATTCCTGTACACTTCGGTATCCATGAGCCACACTGA